The following are encoded together in the Bradyrhizobium sp. CCGUVB1N3 genome:
- a CDS encoding glutathione S-transferase family protein produces MSDLSAFPITKRWPAKNPELLQLYSLPTPNGVKVSIMLEEIGLPYEVHLVDFGKDDQKTVEFLSLNPNGKIPAILDPNGPGGRPLPLFESGAILQYLAEKTGKLLPQDAARRYQAIQWLHFQMGGIGPMFGQVGFFHKFAGKEFEDKRPLERYVGESRRLLGVMETHLAGRQWVMDDEYTIADISMLGWVRNLIGFYGAGELVAFNQFKSVAAWLERGLARPAVQRGLNIPKRP; encoded by the coding sequence ATGTCCGATCTCTCAGCTTTCCCCATCACCAAGCGCTGGCCCGCGAAGAATCCCGAACTCCTTCAACTCTACTCCCTGCCGACGCCGAACGGCGTCAAGGTCTCCATCATGCTGGAGGAGATCGGGCTGCCGTACGAGGTCCATCTGGTCGACTTTGGCAAGGACGACCAGAAGACAGTGGAATTCCTGTCGCTCAATCCGAACGGCAAGATTCCGGCGATCCTCGATCCCAACGGCCCCGGTGGCAGGCCGCTGCCGCTGTTCGAATCCGGCGCGATTCTGCAATACCTCGCCGAGAAGACCGGCAAGCTTCTGCCGCAAGACGCGGCGCGCCGCTATCAGGCCATCCAGTGGCTGCACTTCCAGATGGGCGGCATTGGGCCGATGTTCGGCCAGGTCGGCTTCTTCCACAAATTCGCCGGCAAGGAGTTTGAGGACAAGCGGCCGCTCGAGCGCTACGTGGGCGAATCCAGGCGCCTGCTCGGAGTCATGGAAACGCATCTCGCCGGCCGGCAATGGGTGATGGACGACGAGTACACCATTGCCGACATCTCCATGCTCGGCTGGGTCCGCAATCTCATCGGATTTTATGGCGCGGGCGAACTCGTCGCGTTCAATCAGTTCAAGTCGGTCGCGGCTTGGCTCGAACGCGGCCTTGCGCGCCCCGCCGTGCAGCGCGGGTTGAACATTCCGAAGCGGCCGTGA
- a CDS encoding TROVE domain-containing protein translates to MVRLNKIVRAFTREGARAVRFTPEMELKRALMNCLLWEDQFYEDGVSIADRIKALVPKVAPAHVAELAIEAREVMKLRHAPLLVVREMARSEKHRPLVADTLAQVIQRPDEMTELLAIYWADALGPQQQRKRQPVSAQVKKGLARALTKFDAYQLAKYDRDGTVRIRDVLFLVHAKPKDAAQEKVWKQLVDGELASPDTWEVSLSAGKNKRESFERLIAEKKLGGMALLRNLRLMQTAQVPRETIADSIEAMRTDRILPYRFITAARYAPDFEPELETAMLKSIKDHVRLPGCTRLLIDVSGSMFAALSAQSEMTRAEAACGLAILAREICDEVEIFTFSNEVVKVPPRRGFALRDAIINSQPHGGTYLGKAVAEIDRKGDRLIVFTDEQSHDQVPEPKARGTMVNVASYQHGVGHGAWTRVNGFSEAVITWIAASEMTLH, encoded by the coding sequence ATGGTCAGGCTCAACAAGATCGTTCGCGCCTTCACGCGTGAGGGCGCGCGCGCCGTGCGCTTCACGCCCGAGATGGAGCTGAAGCGCGCGCTGATGAACTGCCTCCTCTGGGAGGACCAGTTCTACGAGGACGGCGTCTCGATCGCCGACCGCATCAAGGCGCTCGTGCCCAAGGTCGCTCCTGCCCACGTGGCGGAGCTTGCGATCGAGGCGCGCGAGGTCATGAAGCTGCGGCACGCGCCACTCCTCGTGGTCCGCGAGATGGCGCGTAGCGAGAAGCATCGTCCCCTCGTTGCCGATACGCTCGCGCAGGTGATCCAGCGCCCCGACGAGATGACGGAGCTGCTCGCGATCTACTGGGCGGACGCGCTCGGCCCGCAGCAGCAGCGCAAGCGTCAGCCGGTCTCAGCGCAGGTCAAGAAGGGGCTTGCCCGCGCGCTGACCAAGTTCGACGCCTATCAGCTCGCCAAGTACGACCGGGACGGCACGGTGCGGATCAGGGACGTGCTGTTCCTGGTGCACGCCAAGCCGAAGGACGCCGCGCAGGAGAAGGTGTGGAAGCAGCTCGTCGATGGCGAGCTCGCCTCCCCCGACACCTGGGAGGTCTCGCTCTCGGCCGGAAAGAACAAGCGCGAGAGCTTCGAGCGGCTGATCGCCGAGAAGAAGCTCGGCGGCATGGCACTGCTGCGCAACCTGCGACTGATGCAGACTGCGCAGGTGCCGCGCGAGACGATCGCGGACTCGATCGAGGCGATGCGGACGGATCGTATCCTGCCCTATCGCTTCATCACGGCGGCGCGCTACGCGCCGGATTTCGAGCCCGAGCTCGAAACCGCGATGCTGAAGTCGATCAAGGACCATGTGCGGCTGCCCGGCTGCACGCGGCTCCTGATCGACGTGTCGGGCTCGATGTTCGCGGCCCTCTCTGCGCAGTCGGAAATGACGCGCGCGGAGGCGGCGTGTGGTCTGGCCATCCTCGCACGCGAGATCTGCGACGAGGTCGAGATCTTCACCTTCTCCAACGAGGTCGTGAAGGTCCCGCCCCGCCGCGGCTTCGCGCTCCGGGACGCGATCATCAACTCGCAGCCGCACGGCGGAACCTATCTCGGCAAGGCCGTTGCCGAGATCGACCGCAAGGGCGACCGCCTAATCGTCTTCACCGACGAGCAGAGCCACGACCAGGTGCCCGAGCCCAAGGCGCGGGGCACGATGGTGAACGTCGCCTCGTATCAGCACGGTGTCGGTCACGGCGCCTGGACCCGCGTCAACGGCTTCTCGGAGGCCGTGATCACATGGATCGCAGCGTCAGAGATGACGTTGCACTGA
- a CDS encoding tRNA-binding protein: MHVNHDSSAAAAPTIDFDTFLKVDIRVGTIIDAKPFPEARKPAWRLWIDFGPVIGVRKSSAQITENHPLETLVGQQVAAVVNFPPRQIGPVVSEVLTLGFPDAEGKVVLMQPSKPVPNGGRLF; this comes from the coding sequence ATGCACGTCAATCACGATTCCAGTGCCGCCGCGGCGCCGACCATCGACTTCGACACGTTTCTGAAGGTCGACATCCGCGTCGGCACCATCATCGACGCAAAACCGTTCCCCGAAGCGCGCAAGCCGGCATGGCGGTTGTGGATCGACTTCGGCCCCGTAATCGGCGTGCGCAAGAGCTCTGCGCAGATCACCGAAAACCATCCGCTGGAAACGCTGGTCGGACAGCAGGTCGCGGCCGTCGTCAATTTTCCTCCACGCCAGATCGGGCCGGTCGTTTCCGAGGTGTTGACGCTCGGCTTCCCCGACGCCGAGGGCAAGGTCGTGCTGATGCAGCCAAGCAAACCCGTACCTAATGGCGGCCGGCTGTTCTAG
- a CDS encoding PAS domain-containing protein, whose product MDFESATPSVVKSIRQRDLLNTWLRLYARQHTVPAIWDYQPARIEDELPDLVYCTVDASTAPPQVTIQSDGARLSHAFGHPGKGRRLDDYFGARLAAFVMPVYYTCIGRSLPVYTIAEIDDIYGRVVAYERLLLPFAMDDRITHVIVSVKTISEDGGFEIKNLMRGNDAMPRPKLRSVIDRDLFHRAPGRIAAADVIEFADQSALGVTTEIIELN is encoded by the coding sequence TTGGATTTCGAAAGCGCCACTCCGTCCGTCGTCAAGTCGATCAGGCAACGTGATCTCCTGAACACGTGGCTGCGGCTCTACGCCCGCCAGCACACGGTGCCGGCGATCTGGGACTATCAGCCCGCACGCATCGAGGACGAACTTCCGGATCTCGTTTATTGCACGGTCGATGCCTCGACCGCGCCGCCCCAAGTCACCATCCAGAGCGACGGCGCGCGATTGTCGCATGCCTTTGGCCATCCCGGAAAAGGCCGCCGGCTCGACGACTATTTCGGCGCAAGGCTCGCGGCCTTCGTGATGCCGGTCTACTACACGTGCATCGGGCGCAGCCTGCCCGTTTATACGATTGCCGAGATCGACGACATCTACGGCCGTGTCGTCGCCTATGAGCGGCTGCTACTGCCGTTCGCAATGGACGACAGGATCACGCATGTCATCGTGTCGGTGAAGACGATCAGCGAGGACGGCGGCTTCGAGATCAAAAACCTGATGCGCGGAAATGACGCGATGCCGCGCCCGAAACTGCGCTCGGTGATCGACCGCGATCTCTTTCATCGCGCGCCGGGCCGCATCGCAGCCGCCGACGTGATCGAATTCGCCGACCAATCCGCACTCGGCGTGACCACCGAGATCATCGAGCTGAACTAG
- a CDS encoding SRPBCC family protein yields MDAKTKPDAYGELIEPTTLKLQRLLPGPIERVWAYLTDSDLRRKWLAAGAMEMRGGAPFEFVWRNDELNDPPSRRPAGFPEEHRMQSRITECDPPRKLSIAWSNSGDVTFELEPKGKGVVLTVIHRRLPDRPTMLKVSAGWHMHLDILVARISGEEPAPFWDGWARLQQDYDRRLPA; encoded by the coding sequence ATGGATGCAAAGACCAAGCCCGATGCCTATGGCGAACTGATCGAACCGACGACGCTGAAGCTTCAGCGTCTGCTGCCCGGACCGATCGAGCGTGTCTGGGCCTATCTCACCGACAGCGACCTTCGCCGCAAATGGCTGGCGGCGGGCGCGATGGAGATGAGGGGCGGTGCACCCTTCGAGTTCGTCTGGCGCAACGATGAACTCAACGATCCCCCAAGCAGGCGCCCGGCCGGTTTTCCCGAAGAGCATCGGATGCAGAGCCGGATCACCGAGTGCGATCCGCCGCGAAAGCTTTCGATTGCCTGGAGCAACAGCGGCGACGTGACCTTCGAACTGGAGCCGAAGGGAAAGGGCGTGGTGCTCACCGTGATCCATCGTCGTTTGCCCGACCGCCCGACCATGCTCAAGGTCAGCGCCGGCTGGCACATGCATCTCGACATTCTGGTCGCGCGCATCTCCGGCGAGGAGCCGGCACCGTTCTGGGATGGCTGGGCTCGGCTTCAGCAGGACTACGACCGGCGGCTGCCGGCCTGA
- a CDS encoding RtcB family protein, which produces MRRPDPYQERARELCLAAGVDPDSRVGEGRGQPAWCLYRDSARKVHLAREANAAASEIVNLRPQEPRFQNAPLKIFGEHDEATVAQMRNCMAIGNVVSGVICADGHLGYAQPVGGVIAYEKQISISGVGFDIGCGNMAARLDTRFDDIAGIVPTIIRDVAKTISFGIGRANAERAEHKLFDDGDAWRESDMEAYRQKAVAQLGTVGSGNHYVDLMRDEDGFVWIGVHFGSRGLGHTSATRYLKAAGGKDGMNVPPAVVDEDSELGRRYIAAMQLAGRYAYAGREWVVERVRQIIGGSVTERIHNHHNYAWRETHNGRDLWVVRKGATPAFPGQKGFVGGSMGDDAVILEGVDSPEAKASLYSTVHGAGRLFGRKEAKRRFTRVEMDRWLNERGVTLIGADLDESPMAYRRLPDVLAQHAGTVKVLHTLRPFAVAMAGEGEFDPWKD; this is translated from the coding sequence ATGCGACGACCCGATCCCTACCAGGAACGTGCCCGCGAACTGTGCCTCGCCGCCGGCGTCGATCCGGATTCGCGCGTCGGCGAAGGACGCGGCCAGCCTGCCTGGTGCCTCTACCGCGACTCCGCGCGTAAAGTACATCTGGCACGCGAGGCCAACGCGGCCGCAAGCGAGATCGTCAACCTTCGCCCGCAGGAGCCGCGCTTCCAGAATGCGCCGCTGAAGATCTTCGGCGAGCACGATGAGGCGACCGTGGCGCAGATGCGCAACTGCATGGCGATCGGCAACGTCGTGTCCGGCGTGATCTGCGCGGACGGTCATCTCGGCTACGCCCAACCGGTCGGCGGAGTCATCGCCTATGAGAAGCAGATCAGCATCTCCGGCGTCGGCTTCGACATCGGCTGCGGCAACATGGCCGCGCGTCTCGACACGCGTTTCGACGACATCGCAGGTATCGTGCCCACGATCATCCGCGACGTCGCGAAGACGATCTCCTTCGGGATCGGCCGGGCCAATGCCGAGCGCGCCGAGCACAAGCTGTTCGACGATGGCGACGCGTGGCGCGAGAGCGACATGGAGGCCTATCGGCAAAAGGCCGTCGCCCAGCTCGGGACGGTCGGGTCCGGCAACCACTATGTCGACCTGATGCGCGACGAGGACGGTTTTGTCTGGATCGGCGTCCATTTCGGCAGCCGCGGTCTCGGGCATACCTCGGCGACGCGCTACCTCAAGGCCGCCGGCGGCAAGGACGGCATGAACGTCCCGCCCGCCGTCGTCGACGAGGACTCCGAGCTCGGCCGCCGCTACATCGCGGCGATGCAGCTCGCCGGGCGTTACGCCTATGCAGGCCGCGAGTGGGTCGTGGAGCGCGTCCGCCAGATCATCGGCGGCAGCGTCACCGAACGCATCCACAACCACCACAACTATGCCTGGCGCGAGACGCACAACGGCCGGGATCTGTGGGTGGTGCGCAAGGGCGCGACGCCGGCATTCCCTGGCCAGAAGGGATTTGTCGGCGGCTCCATGGGCGACGACGCCGTCATCCTCGAAGGTGTCGACAGTCCTGAAGCGAAGGCTTCGCTCTACTCGACCGTCCACGGCGCCGGCCGCCTGTTCGGACGCAAGGAGGCGAAGCGGCGCTTCACCCGCGTCGAGATGGATCGCTGGCTGAACGAGCGTGGCGTCACCCTGATCGGTGCCGACCTCGATGAAAGCCCGATGGCCTATCGGCGCCTGCCCGACGTGCTCGCGCAGCACGCCGGCACGGTCAAGGTGCTGCACACGCTGCGGCCCTTCGCCGTCGCCATGGCCGGCGAAGGCGAGTTCGATCCTTGGAAGGACTGA
- a CDS encoding ArsC family reductase — translation MPTTIYGIKNCDTMKKARAWLESNGVAYDFHDYKAAGVEKEKLKAWSDKVGWETLLNRAGTTFKKLPEADKEGLNEKKALTLMLAQPSMIKRPVLETGGKLLVGFKPDIYAKDVGAKKR, via the coding sequence TTGCCCACCACCATTTATGGCATCAAGAACTGCGACACCATGAAGAAGGCGCGCGCCTGGCTCGAATCCAACGGTGTGGCCTATGATTTCCACGACTACAAGGCCGCAGGCGTCGAGAAGGAAAAGCTCAAGGCGTGGAGCGACAAGGTCGGCTGGGAAACCCTGCTCAACCGCGCCGGGACCACCTTCAAGAAGCTTCCCGAGGCCGACAAGGAAGGCCTCAACGAGAAGAAGGCGCTCACCTTGATGTTGGCGCAACCCTCGATGATCAAGCGGCCCGTGCTCGAGACGGGCGGCAAGCTCCTGGTCGGATTCAAACCGGATATCTATGCCAAGGACGTCGGCGCCAAGAAGCGCTAA
- a CDS encoding carboxymuconolactone decarboxylase family protein: MTDYQTPDDLKSIPAFVALARVEANAFLAFNHAVERTDGLIPPKYRELISLAVALTTQCAYCLDVHTTAAAKAGATREEVAEAALIAAAVRAGGTLGHALLAQRLFERNRSERAS, translated from the coding sequence ATGACGGATTACCAAACCCCTGACGATCTGAAATCGATTCCGGCCTTCGTGGCACTGGCGCGGGTCGAGGCCAACGCCTTCCTGGCGTTCAACCATGCGGTCGAGCGCACGGACGGATTGATCCCGCCGAAATATCGCGAACTTATCTCGCTCGCCGTCGCGCTCACCACGCAGTGCGCCTATTGCCTCGACGTGCATACGACGGCTGCCGCGAAGGCCGGTGCAACGCGCGAGGAGGTGGCGGAAGCCGCACTCATCGCGGCAGCGGTGCGGGCCGGCGGTACGCTTGGGCACGCGCTGCTCGCGCAGCGTCTGTTCGAGCGCAATCGAAGCGAGAGAGCATCATAG
- a CDS encoding TetR/AcrR family transcriptional regulator, whose translation MPKISERQRESRRQQILEAALACFSEDGFHQTGMADIVKRSGLSHGAVYLYFQSKDDLIEALADDRHRREAVLNSVAQGSGDPLERLQALVRVYAQWLTDPAGEARRRVGIHGWAEALRNRRVRTSIVEGIDMPRALIVALVERAQHDGLIKRDLGADAIARVLIAIFQGFVLQKCWGEEFDIKACMAAVTGVIDGFRKPDVKRRTKA comes from the coding sequence ATGCCGAAGATCAGCGAGAGACAGCGCGAAAGCCGGCGGCAGCAGATTCTCGAGGCCGCCCTCGCCTGCTTCTCCGAGGACGGCTTCCACCAGACCGGCATGGCCGACATCGTCAAACGGTCGGGTCTGAGCCACGGCGCGGTCTACCTCTACTTCCAGAGCAAGGACGATCTAATCGAGGCGTTGGCCGACGACCGGCACCGCCGCGAGGCCGTGCTCAACTCAGTAGCGCAAGGGTCCGGCGATCCGCTGGAGCGACTGCAGGCGCTGGTCCGTGTCTACGCGCAATGGCTCACCGATCCCGCCGGCGAGGCGCGCCGTCGTGTCGGAATCCACGGCTGGGCCGAGGCCCTGCGCAACCGCCGCGTCCGCACCAGCATCGTCGAGGGCATCGACATGCCGCGCGCACTGATCGTGGCGCTGGTCGAGCGCGCCCAGCACGACGGCCTCATCAAGCGCGATCTCGGCGCGGATGCGATCGCGCGCGTGCTGATCGCGATTTTCCAAGGTTTCGTGCTGCAAAAATGCTGGGGCGAGGAGTTCGACATCAAAGCCTGCATGGCGGCCGTCACCGGCGTGATCGACGGATTCCGCAAACCCGACGTCAAACGAAGGACCAAGGCTTGA
- a CDS encoding ABC transporter ATP-binding protein: MADEFILETEGLTKEFAGFFAVRDVALKVRRGSIHALIGPNGAGKTTCFNLLTKFLKPSAGKILYKGQDITAMAPADVARMGLVRSFQISAVFPHLTALENVRVALQRQHGSSFDFWRSKSVLNRFNDRARELLNDVGLSEFANTPAVEMPYGRKRALEIATTLALDPEMMLLDEPMAGMGHEDIDKIAALIKRISAKYTILMVEHNLSVVANLSDIITVLTRGQVLAQGHYSELTKDERVKEAYLGAGHA, from the coding sequence TTGGCCGATGAGTTCATTCTCGAAACGGAAGGGCTGACCAAGGAGTTCGCGGGATTTTTCGCCGTCCGCGATGTTGCCCTCAAGGTCCGCCGTGGGAGCATTCACGCGTTGATCGGCCCGAATGGGGCCGGGAAGACGACGTGCTTTAATCTCCTGACCAAGTTCCTCAAACCGTCTGCCGGAAAAATCCTCTACAAGGGGCAGGACATCACCGCGATGGCGCCGGCCGACGTCGCGCGCATGGGATTGGTGCGCTCGTTCCAGATCTCGGCGGTGTTTCCGCATCTCACTGCGCTCGAAAACGTTCGTGTTGCGCTTCAGCGCCAGCACGGCAGCTCGTTCGATTTCTGGCGCTCCAAATCCGTGCTCAACCGCTTCAACGATCGCGCGCGCGAGCTGTTGAACGATGTCGGCCTCAGCGAGTTTGCCAATACGCCCGCGGTCGAGATGCCCTACGGGCGCAAGCGCGCACTCGAGATCGCAACCACGCTCGCGCTCGACCCCGAGATGATGCTGCTGGACGAGCCGATGGCCGGTATGGGCCACGAGGACATCGACAAGATCGCGGCGCTGATCAAACGCATCTCCGCGAAATATACCATCCTGATGGTCGAGCATAATTTGAGCGTCGTGGCCAATCTTTCCGACATCATTACCGTGTTGACGCGCGGGCAGGTGCTGGCGCAAGGCCATTATAGCGAGCTCACCAAGGACGAGCGCGTCAAGGAAGCCTATCTGGGAGCCGGTCATGCCTGA
- a CDS encoding helix-turn-helix transcriptional regulator gives MVEQFSHLDAVFHALADPTRRAMLGHLAERELTIGELATPFSMSFAGASKHVRVLENAGLVTRTIRGRTHLCRLQAARLAEADAWLRRYERFWNDRLDSLETLLRAEDEAQAKKK, from the coding sequence ATGGTTGAACAATTCTCGCATCTCGACGCCGTTTTTCACGCCCTCGCGGATCCGACGCGGCGGGCAATGCTTGGTCATCTGGCGGAACGGGAGCTCACGATCGGGGAGCTCGCGACACCGTTCAGCATGAGTTTCGCGGGCGCCTCGAAGCACGTTCGGGTGCTGGAGAATGCAGGCCTCGTCACACGCACGATCCGCGGCCGTACCCATCTGTGTCGGCTGCAAGCCGCACGGCTCGCGGAAGCCGATGCCTGGCTGCGACGTTACGAACGCTTCTGGAATGACAGACTCGACTCGTTGGAGACGCTGCTGCGCGCTGAAGACGAGGCGCAGGCAAAAAAGAAGTGA
- a CDS encoding DUF899 domain-containing protein: MQTHAVSAQEWEAARQQLLVKEKAATRARDALAAERRRMPWLAVEKSYAFDGPEGKASLPDLFEGRHQLIVYRAFFEPGVFGWPDHACRGCSMVADQVAHLAHLNARDTTLVFVSRAPQADIARLKARMGWEIPWYTITDDFDADFGVGEWHGTNVFFRDGSKLFRTYFINNRGDEQMGGTWNYLDITPLGRQEVWEDSPEGYPQTPTYKWWNWHDNYEAGAAPDKRWVEVSDAGEAAFRKQQASAKS; this comes from the coding sequence ATGCAGACTCATGCCGTTTCGGCGCAGGAGTGGGAAGCTGCGCGTCAGCAGTTGCTGGTCAAGGAGAAGGCTGCAACCCGAGCCCGTGACGCACTGGCCGCCGAGCGGCGGCGGATGCCGTGGCTCGCGGTGGAGAAGAGTTACGCCTTCGACGGACCCGAGGGCAAAGCGAGCTTGCCCGACTTGTTCGAGGGCCGCCATCAACTCATCGTCTACCGGGCTTTCTTCGAGCCGGGCGTGTTTGGCTGGCCCGACCACGCTTGCCGTGGCTGCTCCATGGTGGCCGATCAGGTCGCCCATCTCGCTCATCTGAACGCGCGCGATACAACGCTCGTCTTTGTCTCGCGTGCGCCGCAGGCGGACATCGCGCGCCTCAAGGCACGGATGGGATGGGAGATACCCTGGTACACGATCACAGACGACTTCGACGCCGACTTCGGCGTCGGCGAGTGGCACGGCACCAACGTGTTTTTCCGCGACGGCAGCAAGCTCTTCCGCACCTATTTCATCAACAACCGCGGCGACGAGCAGATGGGAGGTACCTGGAACTACCTCGACATCACACCGCTCGGCCGGCAGGAGGTGTGGGAAGACTCGCCCGAGGGCTATCCCCAGACGCCGACCTACAAGTGGTGGAACTGGCATGACAATTACGAGGCAGGTGCGGCGCCCGACAAGAGATGGGTCGAGGTGTCGGACGCCGGAGAGGCGGCGTTCCGGAAACAGCAGGCGAGCGCAAAGTCGTGA
- a CDS encoding sulfite exporter TauE/SafE family protein, with protein sequence MSWIHDLLAGVGVGLVGGVTSGFMGTSPGGGLVIFCVLLLGAEQHIAQGTSLIAQVPPTGLAGVRRYWRNGNRSPLQWITWIGIGFLVGGASGGYAAAEVSDSVLQWTYVVYLVALIAALVLRRDRKEASREVGNPAKLPGLPLFLIGALAGFSSGFMGIGGGLAITVGLAAGLRVPQHQAQLVSLIFSIIPTNIPAAWIYWSKGLMVGWPAIIGILAGLWVGTDLGARMANNVSKSVLRRVMIGFVSLMALYMTHKALT encoded by the coding sequence ATGTCCTGGATCCATGACCTGCTCGCAGGTGTCGGCGTTGGCCTTGTCGGAGGGGTGACATCGGGCTTCATGGGCACAAGCCCCGGTGGCGGTCTCGTGATCTTCTGCGTGCTGCTGCTCGGCGCGGAGCAGCACATCGCCCAGGGTACTTCGCTAATCGCCCAGGTCCCTCCGACGGGCCTCGCCGGCGTGCGCCGCTACTGGCGGAATGGCAACCGAAGCCCGTTGCAATGGATCACCTGGATTGGCATCGGATTTCTCGTCGGTGGTGCGAGCGGCGGCTATGCCGCGGCCGAGGTATCCGACTCGGTCCTGCAATGGACCTACGTCGTCTACCTCGTTGCGCTGATCGCAGCGCTGGTTCTGCGGCGTGACCGCAAGGAGGCCAGTCGCGAGGTCGGCAATCCCGCCAAATTGCCCGGGCTCCCGCTGTTCCTCATCGGCGCGCTGGCCGGCTTTTCCTCGGGCTTCATGGGCATCGGCGGCGGACTTGCGATCACCGTCGGCCTCGCCGCGGGCCTGCGCGTGCCGCAGCATCAGGCGCAGCTCGTCAGCCTCATCTTCTCGATCATCCCGACCAACATTCCGGCAGCCTGGATCTACTGGAGCAAGGGACTCATGGTCGGCTGGCCGGCCATCATCGGCATTCTTGCCGGCCTCTGGGTCGGCACCGATCTCGGCGCACGCATGGCCAACAACGTCAGCAAATCAGTGTTGCGCCGGGTCATGATAGGGTTCGTCTCGTTGATGGCGCTCTACATGACCCACAAGGCCCTGACCTAG
- a CDS encoding ABC transporter ATP-binding protein: MPDTAIAEATAKAATTGGNILQVRNLEAWYGESHILHGINFDVNAGEVVTLLGRNGAGKTTTLKSIMGVIGKRTGSVRFNNQDIIRATSDRIARMGVAFCPEERGIFASLDVRENLMLPPIVRAGGLSLDQIFELFPNLKERLSSQGTKLSGGEQQMLAIARILRTGASFLMLDEPTEGLAPVIIQQIGHTIARLKKEGFTILLVEQNFRFASTVADRYYVVEHGKIIDGFSNAELAANMDKLHAYLGV, encoded by the coding sequence ATGCCTGACACTGCGATCGCCGAGGCAACGGCGAAGGCTGCAACGACCGGTGGCAACATCCTCCAGGTGCGCAACCTCGAAGCCTGGTACGGCGAGTCCCACATCCTGCACGGGATCAATTTCGACGTGAATGCGGGCGAGGTCGTCACGTTGCTGGGGCGCAACGGCGCCGGCAAGACGACCACCCTGAAGTCGATCATGGGCGTCATCGGCAAGCGCACCGGCTCGGTGCGGTTCAACAACCAGGACATCATCCGCGCGACCTCCGACAGGATCGCGCGCATGGGGGTCGCGTTCTGCCCCGAGGAGCGCGGCATCTTCGCGAGCCTCGACGTGCGCGAGAACCTGATGCTGCCGCCGATCGTGCGGGCCGGGGGCCTGTCGCTCGACCAGATCTTCGAGCTGTTTCCGAACCTGAAGGAACGTCTGAGCAGCCAGGGGACAAAACTCTCCGGTGGCGAGCAGCAGATGCTGGCGATCGCGCGCATCCTGCGTACCGGCGCGAGCTTCCTGATGCTGGACGAGCCGACGGAAGGTCTTGCGCCGGTCATCATCCAGCAGATCGGCCATACCATCGCGCGGCTGAAGAAGGAGGGTTTTACCATCCTGCTGGTCGAGCAGAACTTCCGCTTCGCTTCCACCGTCGCCGACCGCTATTATGTCGTCGAGCACGGCAAGATCATTGACGGATTCTCCAATGCGGAGCTTGCCGCCAATATGGACAAGCTCCACGCCTATCTCGGCGTCTAG
- a CDS encoding DUF429 domain-containing protein, whose translation MPNYLGLDGFRRGWVAAWIDDRGDHSFDYSSGLTRLLAVPHARAMIDMPIGLKTSGYRVCDLRARELIGPAVFLGARRDLWMFPDMPTANQHYRQNGDKGVSSQLWNIGDKIKEVDDVMTPLRQKTIGEAHPELIFWNLAGERRLEPKTSAAGREQRLEFLETRGFTKVRKWLTQRHGTGIGRDDLIDACACAIAARDSTRCLDGEDPDPRGLRMEINY comes from the coding sequence ATGCCAAATTATCTCGGCTTGGATGGATTTCGCCGCGGTTGGGTTGCGGCCTGGATCGACGATCGCGGCGATCACAGCTTTGACTATTCGTCTGGCCTCACGCGCTTGCTTGCGGTGCCGCACGCGCGCGCGATGATCGATATGCCGATCGGGTTGAAAACGAGCGGTTATCGCGTTTGCGATCTGCGTGCGCGCGAACTGATTGGCCCGGCGGTTTTTCTCGGCGCGCGTCGCGATCTCTGGATGTTTCCGGACATGCCGACTGCGAACCAACACTACCGGCAGAACGGCGATAAGGGCGTGTCGTCGCAGCTCTGGAACATCGGGGATAAGATCAAGGAGGTTGACGACGTCATGACCCCACTGCGCCAGAAGACGATCGGGGAGGCGCATCCGGAATTGATCTTCTGGAATCTTGCCGGCGAGCGAAGGCTCGAGCCCAAGACGTCGGCGGCCGGGCGCGAGCAGCGTCTCGAGTTCCTCGAGACGCGAGGCTTCACCAAAGTTCGGAAATGGCTGACGCAGCGCCACGGCACCGGCATCGGGCGTGATGACCTGATCGACGCCTGTGCCTGCGCGATCGCTGCGCGCGACAGCACCAGATGCCTCGATGGCGAAGATCCTGATCCGCGCGGGTTGCGGATGGAGATCAACTATTGA